One genomic segment of Oenanthe melanoleuca isolate GR-GAL-2019-014 chromosome 5, OMel1.0, whole genome shotgun sequence includes these proteins:
- the FADD gene encoding FAS-associated death domain protein: protein MDFPSGRLGQDAEIPRARPVPGAGPRAVNPFLSLLNSISSGLSDTELSEMKFLCRDKIGKRKLDAVQSGRELFSILMEQQLIAHDNLALLRKLLQDIRRDDLQSRVVQFEEEEPHALDNQPDGHEKRLLKAAVEVICDNVGREWKKLMRELRMAEVKLDRIVAAHPDNLYEQLVQALREWQLWKGKDAKVADLIKALQSCKLKLVADLVEEKISQLNMEPDEVGKKL from the exons ATGGATTTCCCCTCCGGAAGGTTGGGACAGGATGCCGAAATCCCCCGCGCGCGGCCCGTGCCGGGCGCGGGCCCCCGCGCCGTGAATCCTTTCCTGAGCCTGCTGAACTCCATCTCCTCGGGTCTGTCGGACACGGAGCTCTCCGAAATGAAGTTCCTGTGCCGCGACAAAATTGGGAAGCGAAAGCTTGATGCGGTGCAAAGCGGCCGGGAGCTCTTCAGCATcctgatggagcagcagctgatcGCGCACGACAACCTGGCATTGctgaggaagctgctgcaggacatCCGCAGGGACGATTTGCAGTCACGGGTGGTTCAGTTCGAAGAGGAAGAACCTCATGCCCTTGATAATCAGCCAGATGGGCATGAAAAAC GTCTCCTGAAAGCAGCTGTTGAAGTCATATGTGACAATGTTGGGAGAGAGTGGAAGAAGCTGATGCGAGAACTTAGGATGGCAGAGGTGAAGCTGGACAGAATAGTAGCAGCCCATCCAGATAACTTGTATGAGCAGCTTGTTCAGGCACTTCGGGAGTGGCAGTTGTGGAAGGGGAAGGATGCAAAGGTGGCTGACTTAATAAAAGCCCTCCAGAGCTGCAAGCTGAAGTTGGTGGCAGACCTGGTTGAAGAGAAGATCTCACAGCTGAACATGGAACCAGATGAAGTGGGTAAAAAACTATGA